The Phragmites australis chromosome 15, lpPhrAust1.1, whole genome shotgun sequence genome window below encodes:
- the LOC133893244 gene encoding uncharacterized protein LOC133893244 isoform X1: MDSASAAAAPVVLVTNDDGIDAPGLRFLVDQLVAAGRFRVLVCAPDTDRSGVSHCITWRPALSCKRVDISGATAFAVSGTPADCASLGISGKLFDGLVPDLVLSGINIGNNCGYHVVYSGTVAGAREAFLYGIPAIAMSYDWVAGQSSVNDLKVAAEVCMPLINAVMVEIKNGTYLQGSFLNIDVPTDAVHHKGYKVTKQGKYMARIDWEQTVYKKPAVESYQTANMDVDTEKDSELDTSSEDDLLFKRVIVRRSSDEEEGDDMDHKSLVDGYITVTPLGALSRTEADAIPYFKACLSRLVDNLSPSCVTAGCLPGGQN; this comes from the exons ATGGATTCGGcgtcggcggcagcggcgccggTGGTGCTGGTGACCAACGACGACGGCATCGATGCGCCGGGGCTCCGCTTCCTCGTCGACCAGCTCGTTGCCGCGGGGCGCTTCCGCGTCCTCGTCTGCGCACCCGACAC AGATAGGTCTGGCGTTAGCCACTGCATCACATGGCGCCCTGCACTCAGCTGTAAACGTGTTGATATAAGCGGTGCTACAGCATTTGCAGTTTCAG GAACTCCTGCTGACTGTGCTTCTTTAGGCATTTCTGGGAAGCTCTTTGATGGTTTGGTTCCTGATCTG GTACTTAGCGGAATCAACATTGGAAACAATTGTGGATACCATGT TGTTTATTCTGGAACAGTTGCTGGTGCCAGGGAGGCATTCTTATATGGGATTCCTGCAATAGCGATGTCATATGATTG GGTTGCAGGTCAGAGCAGTGTTAATGACCTCAAGGTGGCTGCAGAGGTCTGTATGCCTCTGATAAATGCTGTCATGGTTGAGATCAAGAACGGAACATATCTTCAAGGATCATTCTTGAATATAGATGTACCTACTGATGCTGTACATCACAAG GGATATAAAGTTACAAAGCAAGGAAAATATATGGCCAGAATTGATTGGGAGCAAACAGTTTACAAGAAGCCTGCAGTAGAAAGCTACCAGACAGCAAACATGGATGTTGACACTGAAAAAGACAGCGAACTAGATACTTCATCAGAGGATGACCTATTGTTTAAGAGAGTG ATTGTGAGGAGAAGTTctgatgaagaggaaggagatgacATGGACCACAAGTCCCTAGTAGATGGATAC ATTACTGTTACTCCTTTGGGTGCTCTCTCCCGCACAGAAGCAGATGCAATACCCTACTTCAAAGCTTGCTTGTCGCGTCTGGTTGATAATTTGTCCCCCTCATGTG TGACCGCGGGATGCTTACCAGGCGGGCAAAACTGA
- the LOC133893244 gene encoding uncharacterized protein LOC133893244 isoform X2: MDSASAAAAPVVLVTNDDGIDAPGLRFLVDQLVAAGRFRVLVCAPDTDRSGVSHCITWRPALSCKRVDISGATAFAVSGTPADCASLGISGKLFDGLVPDLVLSGINIGNNCGYHVVYSGTVAGAREAFLYGIPAIAMSYDWVAGQSSVNDLKVAAEVCMPLINAVMVEIKNGTYLQGSFLNIDVPTDAVHHKGYKVTKQGKYMARIDWEQTVYKKPAVESYQTANMDVDTEKDSELDTSSEDDLLFKRVIVRRSSDEEEGDDMDHKSLVDGYITVTPLGALSRTEADAIPYFKACLSRLVDNLSPSLTAGCLPGGQN, from the exons ATGGATTCGGcgtcggcggcagcggcgccggTGGTGCTGGTGACCAACGACGACGGCATCGATGCGCCGGGGCTCCGCTTCCTCGTCGACCAGCTCGTTGCCGCGGGGCGCTTCCGCGTCCTCGTCTGCGCACCCGACAC AGATAGGTCTGGCGTTAGCCACTGCATCACATGGCGCCCTGCACTCAGCTGTAAACGTGTTGATATAAGCGGTGCTACAGCATTTGCAGTTTCAG GAACTCCTGCTGACTGTGCTTCTTTAGGCATTTCTGGGAAGCTCTTTGATGGTTTGGTTCCTGATCTG GTACTTAGCGGAATCAACATTGGAAACAATTGTGGATACCATGT TGTTTATTCTGGAACAGTTGCTGGTGCCAGGGAGGCATTCTTATATGGGATTCCTGCAATAGCGATGTCATATGATTG GGTTGCAGGTCAGAGCAGTGTTAATGACCTCAAGGTGGCTGCAGAGGTCTGTATGCCTCTGATAAATGCTGTCATGGTTGAGATCAAGAACGGAACATATCTTCAAGGATCATTCTTGAATATAGATGTACCTACTGATGCTGTACATCACAAG GGATATAAAGTTACAAAGCAAGGAAAATATATGGCCAGAATTGATTGGGAGCAAACAGTTTACAAGAAGCCTGCAGTAGAAAGCTACCAGACAGCAAACATGGATGTTGACACTGAAAAAGACAGCGAACTAGATACTTCATCAGAGGATGACCTATTGTTTAAGAGAGTG ATTGTGAGGAGAAGTTctgatgaagaggaaggagatgacATGGACCACAAGTCCCTAGTAGATGGATAC ATTACTGTTACTCCTTTGGGTGCTCTCTCCCGCACAGAAGCAGATGCAATACCCTACTTCAAAGCTTGCTTGTCGCGTCTGGTTGATAATTTGTCCCCCTCAT TGACCGCGGGATGCTTACCAGGCGGGCAAAACTGA
- the LOC133893244 gene encoding uncharacterized protein LOC133893244 isoform X3, producing the protein MDSASAAAAPVVLVTNDDGIDAPGLRFLVDQLVAAGRFRVLVCAPDTDRSGVSHCITWRPALSCKRVDISGATAFAVSGTPADCASLGISGKLFDGLVPDLVLSGINIGNNCGYHVVYSGTVAGAREAFLYGIPAIAMSYDWVAGQSSVNDLKVAAEVCMPLINAVMVEIKNGTYLQGSFLNIDVPTDAVHHKGYKVTKQGKYMARIDWEQTVYKKPAVESYQTANMDVDTEKDSELDTSSEDDLLFKRVIVRRSSDEEEGDDMDHKSLVDGYITVTPLGALSRTEADAIPYFKACLSRL; encoded by the exons ATGGATTCGGcgtcggcggcagcggcgccggTGGTGCTGGTGACCAACGACGACGGCATCGATGCGCCGGGGCTCCGCTTCCTCGTCGACCAGCTCGTTGCCGCGGGGCGCTTCCGCGTCCTCGTCTGCGCACCCGACAC AGATAGGTCTGGCGTTAGCCACTGCATCACATGGCGCCCTGCACTCAGCTGTAAACGTGTTGATATAAGCGGTGCTACAGCATTTGCAGTTTCAG GAACTCCTGCTGACTGTGCTTCTTTAGGCATTTCTGGGAAGCTCTTTGATGGTTTGGTTCCTGATCTG GTACTTAGCGGAATCAACATTGGAAACAATTGTGGATACCATGT TGTTTATTCTGGAACAGTTGCTGGTGCCAGGGAGGCATTCTTATATGGGATTCCTGCAATAGCGATGTCATATGATTG GGTTGCAGGTCAGAGCAGTGTTAATGACCTCAAGGTGGCTGCAGAGGTCTGTATGCCTCTGATAAATGCTGTCATGGTTGAGATCAAGAACGGAACATATCTTCAAGGATCATTCTTGAATATAGATGTACCTACTGATGCTGTACATCACAAG GGATATAAAGTTACAAAGCAAGGAAAATATATGGCCAGAATTGATTGGGAGCAAACAGTTTACAAGAAGCCTGCAGTAGAAAGCTACCAGACAGCAAACATGGATGTTGACACTGAAAAAGACAGCGAACTAGATACTTCATCAGAGGATGACCTATTGTTTAAGAGAGTG ATTGTGAGGAGAAGTTctgatgaagaggaaggagatgacATGGACCACAAGTCCCTAGTAGATGGATAC ATTACTGTTACTCCTTTGGGTGCTCTCTCCCGCACAGAAGCAGATGCAATACCCTACTTCAAAGCTTGCTTGTCGCGTCTG TGA